The DNA region caaccagtgacattaccattctgTGACCTCCTTCCCCTTCTCGCaattagggtttttaaaaaatcattcatagaacatgggcatcgctggctgggtcagcatttattacccatccctagtcgcccttgaactgagagtcaaccacattgctgtggctctggagtcaagtgtcggccagaccaggtaaggacggcagatttccttccctaaagggatattagtgaaccagatgggtttttccgacaattgacaattcatggtcatcagtagattccaggatttttattattgaattcaaattccaccatctgccgtggcgggattcgaaccccgatccccagaacattagctgagttcctggattaatagtctagtgataataccactcggccatcgcctagaAGGGGGCCAGTGAAGAGTATGTCACCTTTCCATCGATGTGCTACAGTTGCAGGTGAAAGAGCTTCAACACTCCCTTGGTCATTGTCTCTGGGAAAGGCAGGAAGAATGGATAGATCTTCTCCGTGAATCGGTCAGTGGAGGTATAGAGGTGGGTCATGTCATCGGCATTGTAAAAGGACACCTGTCCTCCCTCATAGTCCACACAGACTCCCACCTTCTGCAGGTACATGTTTTGACAGCACTCCGATTCTGTCGCGTGGTGTGGCCCGTAGATGTTCCCGTTCCACTTTCTCAAGGTCCAAAGTCCGTTTGACGGCGTCAACGCAAAGGCGCTGTGCCGGTCAATGGACTCCTTGACCGCACCGATAATCCACTCGTCAATGCTCTCCACGTTGACCTCCCAGTAGTGTTTGCCCGTCGTGAACCCTTCCCGTGCCAACACGCAGCCGTAGTTGCTGAAGCGCTTTGCGTGGTGAGAAAACTCCTTCAGCTTCGAGCGTCCCTTCACCATCGTTTGGTCCTTGGACAGTACGAGGTCCAGGCTCGCTGACTCTGAGTCCAGCGTCAAAGGGACAGGGGCTGCGATTGAGAAATGCACAAGTGCTTCACAAGCCGAGACCAAAGTCAAAAAGGAACGCaaagagaaagaacaaagaaaagtacagcacaggaacaggcccttcagccctccaagaccGTGCGGATGCCCAAACtaaaaacaaaaccttctgcccttacttggtctgtatctctctcttccctccctattcatgtacccatcctgatgcctcttaaatgttgctaatgtgcctatttccatcacctcctctggcagcgcattccaggcacccaccactctctgcgtgaaaaacttcccccgcacatctccctgaaactatccccctctcacattgaacctgtgccccttgtaattgacacttccaccctgggaaaatgcctctaactatccaccctgtctatgcctcttgtcggcatctatcaggtctcccctcagccttcgtctttccagggaacaCATTTTGCGATCTTACCTTCATGCCACGATCAGGACCTTCTTTAGTCCTTAACACTGCCAGTAACACTTTCCATACATCTATTTTTCCCAATCCCTCCAAGCTCACATCTATCTCAGCTCTTCTACTCTGCCACACCCACTTCCCTTATACAGTATAAAACCCGTCAcatttttccctctctttagctctgagggggagtcatgcagactcgaaacattcactctgtcccctaccgccccccccccccctcacagccACCACACTCCCTCCGCCCATGCCTCCCACTCACCATATGCCTCCAGtgtttccaccacttcctcttttTACATCACCTCTCCTATTTTCAAATTACTTCTGAAATTTACCTTGTCCAGTGGAATCTGTTTGGTTTCTCCatgaattccactgacaaatactCTTTCCTGCAGTACCTACAATACCTCTTCTGGACATGACATGATGGAGTATGGCaatcagtttgagagtgagaaacgtgGACCAGAAGCAGTTGTGCTACACTGACACTGCAAGTGAGTGAGAGGAGGATAAGGCGAGAGAAGAGGTGGAAAGGTGAGTAGGAGAGGAAAGTGGACATTACCTGGGCTGATTCTGTTCAGCATCTGTTTCCATACAGTGTACTGCAGAGGCCCATTGAACTCCCCTAGATGAAGTTGAGGTGTCTTTCGGGCAGGTTTAGTCTGCAAGTCACATCTATAAAGCAAACAGAAGCCTTTTAATATAAAAATGACTGCACACCGGCGAAAGCAGCCACATTGTGATCGCACGGAACAAAGCAGTCAGGTTCAACCTCAATGATATTGAGATTAATTTCGCTCAtgaaccaggttaaagtttacttatttattcatgtcacgggcaggcttacattaacactgcaatgaagttactgtgaaaatccgcgagACGCcacgctcctgttcgggtacactgagggagaatttagcacggccaatgcaccggatcagcacgtctttcggagcgcccggaggaagctcacacagacacggggaaaatgtgaaaactccctctcaacagtcacccaaggccagaatcgaacccgggtccctggtgctgtgaggcagcaatgctaaccactgtgccaccgtgccacctagttGAAGGCTAGATGATTGAATGTGGATTATCCATACTACACGTCAGCCGGCTTACTTTCTTTATGACCATCTCAGACATGTTTCGATGGTGAAAACAGACAGAAAGCTTTTACTTTGATATCAGgaggggaaaatgttagaatctgttAGAAAGAATGTGTTAACTGGACACTTGTAAGTTAATGAtatgattgggcagagtcaacatgggtttacaaaagggaaatcatgtttgataaacCTGTctgttttgaggatgttacttatAG from Mustelus asterias chromosome 8, sMusAst1.hap1.1, whole genome shotgun sequence includes:
- the LOC144497654 gene encoding zinc-binding protein A33-like yields the protein MCVSQLESRRSHAGNLWEDQVSDFNLVLTCDLQTKPARKTPQLHLGEFNGPLQYTVWKQMLNRISPAPVPLTLDSESASLDLVLSKDQTMVKGRSKLKEFSHHAKRFSNYGCVLAREGFTTGKHYWEVNVESIDEWIIGAVKESIDRHSAFALTPSNGLWTLRKWNGNIYGPHHATESECCQNMYLQKVGVCVDYEGGQVSFYNADDMTHLYTSTDRFTEKIYPFFLPFPETMTKGVLKLFHLQL